The proteins below come from a single Eucalyptus grandis isolate ANBG69807.140 chromosome 3, ASM1654582v1, whole genome shotgun sequence genomic window:
- the LOC108956725 gene encoding disease resistance protein RUN1: MELGEWRKALAEVGSLRGWEAEKFAYGKKEALVELVVARVVSLLKTTFKLPTELVGIDDHVKYIMSSIDPKYNDTRIIEIRGVCGSGKTTLAKVLWNNLSGDFEHLSFVRNIREVSLRMGIEYLQDELICDILRSPHTLSNVDEGINIIKSQFTSKKVLIILDFMDDDIHLNALVGDGSWLKVGSIIIITTRNVSILDKANADPKHELNELTRYQALTLFSRHLFGKDSPPEADEYISMDAVSNVKRIPLILELIGSSFRQKRKEVWKDTFKKLKDDVCNKNMQELLDITYETLDYEQQQIFLDIACFFIESSKQYPTYMWDTCGFYQRRGLKY; this comes from the exons ATGGAACTAGGGGAATGGAGAAAAGCGCTCGCCGAAGTCGGTTCCTTGAGAGGATGGGAAGCAGAGAAATTTGCCTATGG GAAGAAAGAAGCATTGGTTGAACTAGTTGTCGCACGAGTTGTGAGCTTGTTGAAAACAACTTTTAAGCTTCCCACAGAGTTGGTTGGAATTGATGATCACGTGAAATATATTATGAGCTCAATAGATCCTAAATATAATGATACAAGAATTATCGAAATCCGTGGAGTGTGTGGGAGcggtaagacaactcttgctAAGGTCCTGTGGAACAATCTCTCTGGTGATTTCGAACATCTTAGCTTTGTACGAAATATTCGAGAAGTATCACTACGCATGGGTATAGAGTACTTACAAGATGAGCTCATTTGTGATATACTAAGAAGTCCACATACATTGTCTAATGTCGATGAGGGAATCAACATCATTAAGTCTCAATTTACAAGTAAGAAAGTCCTCATTATTCTTGATTTTATGGATGATGATATTCACTTAAATGCCTTGGTCGGAGATGGTAGTTGGTTAAAAGTAGGGAGTATAATCATAATAACTACTAGAAACGTGAGTATTCTTGATAAGGCCAATGCAGACCCCAAGCATGAACTCAACGAGTTGACTCGGTATCAAGCATTGACCTTATTTAGTAGACATTTATTTGGAAAGGATTCTCCTCCCGAGGCTGATGAGTATATATCTATGGATGCTGTATCAAATGTAAAGAGAATTCCCCTAATTCTTGAACTTATAGGTTCATCCTTCcgccaaaagagaaaagaagtatGGAAAGATACATTTAAGAAATTAAAGGACGATGTGTGCAATAAGAACATGCAAGAGCTGCTGGATATAACTTACGAAACTTTAGATTATGAGCAACAAcagatatttttggatattgcatgtttttttattgaatcaTCTAAACAATATCCGACTTATATGTGGGATACCTGTGGTTTTTACCAAAGAAGGGGATTGAAGTATTGA
- the LOC104429197 gene encoding TOM1-like protein 8, producing MPNMGSNKHDQSPYSQSSVPVWNGHIAQQQQPPSPVYGAQTSDSLPPPPWEALSVENGQVMGTQYPQPMQGSQVVVLHAQPALSGLHLQAPYPMGNEQAMGMHLQPVAGGHMPLLNSQVVPINQMVGLTTSAHPRRSLYGDGSSANASRSDGLFISPANVWQPGGSLRLWPTRCSVP from the exons ATGCCAAACATGGGATCAAACAAGCATGATCAATCACCTTATTCTCAAAGCTCTGTCCCTGTTTGGAATGGCCATATTGCGCAGCAGCAACAGCCTCCCTCTCCTGTCTATG GTGCTCAAACTAGTGATTCGCTACCACCACCCCCTTGGGAAGCTCTGTCAGTGGAAAATGGTCAGGTGATGGGCACCCAGTACCCCCAACCAATGCAAGGTTCGCAGGTGGTCGTCCTGCATGCACAACCTGCACTGAGTGGATTGCATCTCCAGGCACCTTATCCAATGGGGAATGAGCAAGCGATGGGCATGCACTTGCAACCAGTCGCAGGTGGCCACATGCCATTGCTGAATAGCCAGGTTGTTCCGATAAACCAAATGGTAGGACTTACCACCTCAGCCCATCCAAGGAGGTCCTTATATGGGGATGGTTCCTCAGCCAATGCAAGTAGGTCAGATGGCTTATTTATATCCCCAGCAAATGTATGGCAGCCAGGTGGCAGCCTACGGCTATGGCCAACAAGGTGCTCAGTACCTTGA